In Chloroflexota bacterium, one genomic interval encodes:
- the recR gene encoding recombination protein RecR, with protein sequence MDYLPAAAPIARLIEELHKLPGIGPKTAQRLAYHLIRTSKEEALALSEAIAKVKETVVFCSQCQNITDVDPCAICSDAARDRTKLCVIEQPLDILALERARTYKGLYQVLHGAISPINGIGPSDLKLQQLVDRLATGGFNEVILATNPNLEGEATAAYVHRQIKPLGIRVTRIARGLPSGADLEYADEVTLSRALEGRLEM encoded by the coding sequence GTGGACTACCTGCCGGCCGCCGCGCCCATCGCCCGACTCATCGAAGAGCTGCACAAGCTCCCGGGCATCGGGCCCAAGACTGCCCAGCGCCTGGCTTATCACCTCATCCGCACCTCTAAGGAAGAGGCCCTCGCCCTTTCGGAGGCCATCGCCAAGGTCAAAGAGACCGTCGTCTTCTGCTCCCAGTGCCAGAACATCACGGACGTTGATCCCTGCGCCATCTGCTCGGACGCCGCCCGCGATCGCACCAAGCTCTGCGTCATCGAGCAGCCGCTGGACATCCTGGCCCTGGAGCGCGCCCGCACCTACAAGGGCCTCTACCAAGTCCTCCACGGCGCCATCTCCCCCATCAATGGCATCGGCCCAAGCGATCTCAAGCTCCAGCAGCTGGTGGATAGGCTCGCCACAGGCGGCTTCAACGAGGTCATCCTCGCCACCAACCCCAACTTGGAGGGCGAAGCCACCGCCGCCTACGTCCACCGTCAGATCAAGCCCCTCGGCATCCGTGTCACCCGCATCGCCCGCGGCCTTCCCTCCGGCGCCGACCTCGAATACGCCGACGAAGTCACTCTCTCCCGCGCCCTCGAAGGCCGCCTGGAGATGTAA
- the recO gene encoding DNA repair protein RecO → MPSAASRKFGVENARGCVKLGGAVSSYGDHGERCGHARSEDLPKGYIGNLRLFLSTFAPCSLNLDPPMDRPRFQKTQGIVLKNLPLGEADRLLTLYTPHHGKVRAVAKGVRRVKSHLGGHLEPLVCAEVLIAKGRGALDVISQAETVASHARLRGDLWRTTCGIYATELVDQFGGEGLENLGLYGLLRDTLARLSEDHSPPIVLRYFEMQLLILTGFQPELYSCLACNVTLSPTTNSFSPALGGVLCPACRRSDPLARPLFLNALKVLRLLARGSFETASKVRLETDLALEVEHTLRQYMRHLLEKDLKSTDFLDILRREESDAPAFTPTR, encoded by the coding sequence ATGCCTTCCGCAGCCTCTCGGAAATTCGGGGTGGAGAACGCCCGCGGCTGCGTAAAACTCGGCGGCGCGGTATCGTCATACGGTGACCATGGAGAGAGGTGCGGCCATGCTCGGAGTGAAGACCTACCCAAGGGCTACATCGGCAATCTCCGACTATTTCTCTCAACCTTTGCTCCCTGTTCCTTGAACCTTGACCCTCCCATGGACCGACCTCGCTTCCAAAAGACGCAGGGCATCGTCCTCAAGAACCTCCCCCTCGGCGAGGCCGATAGGCTCTTGACCCTCTACACCCCCCACCACGGCAAGGTCCGCGCCGTCGCCAAGGGCGTGCGCCGCGTCAAAAGCCACCTGGGCGGCCACCTTGAGCCCCTGGTCTGCGCGGAAGTCCTCATCGCCAAGGGCCGCGGCGCCCTCGACGTCATCTCCCAGGCAGAGACCGTCGCCTCCCACGCCCGCCTTCGCGGCGATCTCTGGCGCACCACCTGCGGCATCTACGCCACCGAGCTCGTTGACCAGTTCGGCGGCGAAGGACTGGAGAACCTCGGCCTCTATGGGCTCCTCCGCGATACCCTCGCCCGCCTCTCGGAGGACCATAGCCCGCCCATCGTCCTCCGCTACTTCGAGATGCAGCTCCTCATCCTCACCGGCTTCCAGCCCGAGCTGTACAGTTGCCTCGCCTGCAACGTCACCCTCAGCCCCACCACCAACTCCTTCAGCCCCGCCCTGGGCGGCGTCCTCTGTCCCGCCTGCCGCCGCAGCGACCCCCTCGCCCGCCCCCTCTTCCTCAACGCCCTCAAGGTCCTGCGCCTCCTAGCCCGGGGCAGTTTCGAGACTGCATCGAAAGTACGCCTGGAAACCGACCTGGCCCTTGAAGTCGAGCACACCTTACGCCAATATATGAGACA